One genomic region from Stackebrandtia nassauensis DSM 44728 encodes:
- a CDS encoding dipeptidase: protein MSLSRSDLRSAVDAGMPTVIEDLKQLARIPSVAFEGFDHSHVTRSAEAVAELLRGAGMDDVRIVTAKGASGQTGQPAVIGRKAAPAGAPHVLLYAHHDVQPAGDYDDWEQDDPFEPQLRGERLFGRGCADDKAGVMAHVAALRAFGDDLPVGVTVFVEGEEEFGSDSLENLITENRDLLAADVIVIADSANWDVGHPALTTSLRGVINAYVEVRTLNQAVHSGMFGGAVPDALTALCRLLGTLHDETGDVAVEGLKTGTAAPLDLPEERLRAESGMVDGVEFIGSGRLVERLWTKPTATVLGIDAPGARESANALQPSARAKISLRLAPGDESVSAFEAVKRHLEARVPWGAQLTVTLDHGGNPCQIDARGERYDAARAAFAEAWDGVEPVDMGVGGAIPFIATFQELFPDAAILVTGVEDPDSRAHGPNESLHLAEFTRACRAEALLLHNLSEL from the coding sequence ATGTCTCTATCTCGCTCTGATCTTCGCTCGGCCGTCGACGCGGGTATGCCCACCGTGATCGAGGACCTGAAACAGCTGGCCCGCATACCTTCGGTGGCTTTCGAGGGCTTCGACCACTCGCACGTGACGCGCAGCGCCGAGGCGGTGGCCGAGCTGCTGCGAGGCGCCGGCATGGACGATGTGCGCATTGTCACGGCCAAGGGCGCCTCCGGGCAGACCGGCCAGCCCGCCGTCATCGGACGCAAGGCCGCCCCGGCGGGCGCGCCGCACGTGCTGCTGTACGCGCACCACGACGTGCAGCCCGCCGGTGACTACGACGACTGGGAGCAGGACGACCCGTTCGAGCCGCAGCTGCGCGGCGAGCGGTTGTTCGGGCGCGGCTGCGCCGACGACAAGGCCGGGGTGATGGCGCACGTCGCCGCGCTGCGGGCCTTCGGCGACGACCTGCCGGTGGGTGTGACGGTGTTCGTCGAGGGCGAGGAGGAGTTCGGCTCCGACTCGCTGGAGAACCTGATCACCGAGAACCGGGACCTGCTGGCCGCCGACGTGATCGTCATCGCCGACTCGGCCAACTGGGACGTCGGGCACCCGGCGCTGACCACGTCGCTGCGCGGCGTCATCAACGCCTACGTGGAGGTGCGCACCCTCAACCAGGCGGTGCACTCGGGCATGTTCGGCGGCGCGGTTCCCGACGCGCTGACCGCCCTGTGCCGTCTGCTGGGCACGCTGCACGACGAGACCGGCGACGTCGCGGTCGAGGGCCTGAAGACGGGCACGGCGGCGCCGCTGGACCTGCCCGAGGAGCGGCTGCGCGCCGAGTCGGGGATGGTCGACGGGGTCGAGTTCATCGGCTCGGGTCGGCTGGTCGAGCGACTGTGGACGAAGCCGACGGCGACGGTGCTGGGGATCGACGCGCCCGGCGCCCGCGAGTCGGCCAACGCGCTGCAGCCGTCGGCGCGCGCCAAGATCAGCCTGCGGCTGGCTCCCGGCGACGAGTCGGTCTCCGCGTTCGAGGCCGTGAAGCGGCACCTGGAGGCGCGGGTACCGTGGGGTGCGCAGCTGACCGTCACCCTCGACCACGGCGGCAACCCGTGCCAGATCGACGCGCGTGGCGAACGCTACGACGCCGCCCGGGCCGCGTTCGCCGAGGCGTGGGACGGGGTGGAGCCGGTCGACATGGGTGTCGGCGGCGCGATCCCGTTCATCGCGACGTTCCAGGAGCTGTTCCCGGACGCGGCGATCCTGGTGACCGGCGTCGAGGACCCGGACTCGCGGGCCCACGGCCCCAACGAGAGCCTGCACCTGGCGGAGTTCACGCGCGCCTGCCGCGCCGAGGCGCTGCTGCTGCACAACCTCAGTGAGCTTTAA
- a CDS encoding uridine kinase family protein: protein MSFKELGGLIMDRPPRLGDVRVVAVDGRAGSGKSTFAGRLARERAQVGADVALVHTDDLLDGWGHPSNFTPYLRQWILGPLTAGGRAKYRAYDWIAKRFGTDWRDIGHPELLILEGVTTAAEQWRPTLSYSVLVDTDPGEAKRRGLERDGEAMRPEWDKWTAHEDAHFPADRTDSHVDIIVDGNPGEPHDPETEFVLVKAH, encoded by the coding sequence ATGTCCTTTAAGGAGCTCGGTGGGCTGATCATGGACCGGCCGCCGCGGCTCGGTGACGTACGAGTGGTGGCCGTGGACGGACGCGCCGGGAGCGGCAAGAGCACCTTCGCCGGACGGCTGGCGCGCGAGCGAGCCCAGGTCGGAGCCGACGTGGCGCTGGTGCACACCGACGATCTGCTGGACGGCTGGGGGCATCCGTCCAACTTCACGCCCTACTTGCGACAGTGGATCCTGGGGCCGCTGACGGCCGGTGGCCGCGCGAAGTACCGGGCCTACGACTGGATCGCCAAGCGGTTCGGCACCGACTGGCGCGACATCGGGCACCCGGAGCTGCTCATCCTGGAGGGCGTCACCACCGCGGCCGAGCAGTGGCGGCCCACCCTGAGCTACAGCGTCCTGGTGGACACCGACCCCGGCGAGGCGAAACGCCGGGGCCTGGAACGCGACGGTGAGGCGATGCGGCCGGAGTGGGACAAGTGGACCGCCCACGAGGACGCCCACTTTCCCGCCGACCGCACCGACTCACACGTCGACATCATTGTGGACGGTAATCCGGGTGAACCGCACGACCCGGAGACCGAGTTCGTGCTGGTTAAAGCTCACTGA
- the ssb gene encoding single-stranded DNA-binding protein yields the protein MYDTCITVVGNVCTKPIQRQFPTGSMTDFKVASTSRRFDKELGKWVDGDELFIRVACWRALAQHVYKSVRVGDPVIIRGRLYSRRYTDKDEVPRTAFEISAQAIGHDLSRGVGQFSRV from the coding sequence ATGTACGACACCTGCATCACCGTCGTGGGAAACGTCTGCACCAAGCCGATCCAGCGGCAGTTTCCCACCGGTTCCATGACCGATTTCAAGGTCGCCTCCACCTCCCGCCGCTTCGACAAGGAACTCGGCAAATGGGTCGACGGCGACGAGCTGTTCATCCGGGTTGCCTGCTGGCGCGCCCTGGCGCAGCACGTCTACAAGTCGGTGCGGGTCGGCGACCCCGTCATCATCCGCGGCCGCCTCTACTCCCGCCGCTACACCGACAAGGACGAGGTCCCACGCACCGCCTTCGAGATCAGCGCCCAGGCCATCGGACACGACCTGTCCCGAGGCGTCGGGCAGTTCTCGAGGGTCTAG
- a CDS encoding alpha/beta fold hydrolase → MSTFVLIHGANSSSWDWHLVAPELRALGHEVIAPDLPTGSPTATLTDYTDAVVKGIEDHDPKVPDDLVVVAHSLGGFTAPLVCHRVPARLLVLVNGMIPRPGETVADWWSNTGQSEATAGTDYDEHETFFHDVTPELEAKALAQVTGQGEAAMLQPWPAESWPEVPTKHLVGRDDRLFPAVWARGLARQRLGITTDEMDGGHYLALSRPAELALRLDAYTH, encoded by the coding sequence ATGTCCACCTTTGTACTCATCCACGGCGCGAACAGCTCCAGCTGGGACTGGCATCTGGTCGCGCCGGAACTGCGCGCGCTCGGCCACGAGGTCATCGCCCCCGACCTCCCCACCGGCAGCCCGACAGCGACCTTGACCGACTACACCGACGCGGTCGTCAAGGGCATCGAGGACCACGACCCCAAGGTCCCCGACGACCTGGTCGTCGTGGCCCACTCGCTGGGCGGCTTCACGGCCCCGCTGGTGTGCCACCGGGTCCCGGCCCGACTGCTGGTCCTGGTCAACGGCATGATCCCGCGCCCTGGCGAAACCGTCGCCGACTGGTGGTCCAACACCGGCCAGAGCGAGGCAACGGCGGGCACCGACTACGACGAGCACGAGACCTTCTTCCACGACGTCACCCCCGAGCTGGAGGCCAAAGCGCTGGCCCAGGTCACCGGCCAGGGCGAAGCCGCGATGCTCCAACCCTGGCCCGCCGAGTCCTGGCCCGAGGTCCCCACCAAGCACCTGGTGGGCCGCGACGACCGCCTCTTCCCCGCCGTCTGGGCCCGAGGCCTCGCCCGGCAACGCCTGGGCATCACCACCGACGAGATGGACGGCGGCCACTACCTAGCCCTGTCGCGCCCCGCCGAACTGGCCCTACGCCTGGACGCCTACACCCACTAG
- a CDS encoding GH92 family glycosyl hydrolase gives MPTMPRTVVTVAILLAAGVVVVPATAVAAQAPSGHVNPFIGTDDSNSPNPVPGGAGGSTYPGASVPFGMTQLSPDTPTGSPSGYRYSDDSIEEFSLTHFNGAGCANNEDVGILPMTGDLGASPGTNWTGYAAKHDKDAETASPGYYSATLDTYGGTEVELSATTRTSAMRMSFPAGEGSRVLVNASRSATGERSGSIAVDGRSVSGVFTGGGFCGANKTYKIFYVIEFDRDPSGHGTWSGGTVSPGQSQVSGTRTGAYVEFGDGGPQVNAKIGMSFVSAAGARANLAAEQDGFDFDAVRAKAKASWDEMLGRVEVGGGGEEQLQKFYTALYHVLQNPNIASDVNGDYRGFDGKVHRAGHPVYQNYSGWDIYRSWASLIALVAPDETGDIVKSMILDGQQGGLLPKWSHNNNEHFVMTGDPGPIVVASAHAFGARDFDTAEALRLMEKASEGGTMQGSPIRGRQAGYEERKFIHEDPSDSLEYSTSDFAVASFAKALGDDGSYDTHMERAQWWYNVFNTDSGYVHDRQADGSWPWPLNPASPDGYTEGNASQYTWMVPYNYKGLIDAMGGPQTAVQRLDHHFTELNGGLSRPYFYIGNEPEHGVPWAYHFAGKPSETMDAVRRVMDESFTTGPGGLPGNDDLGATSAWYVWSALGMYPPTPGVDTLALHGPAFASARIERPGGDIQINGEGAGAGNRYVESLSLNGKPHAKSWLTYRDIADGATLDYVMGDKASDWGTATDAVPPSFTDGGNQPPAAPRLGENLAEGKPATGTAACASSESAGKAVDGSLSGNSKWCSKVSGTKWLRVDLGSRRTVSAFVVKHAGLGGETTGWNTGKYTMQTSVDGQSWTDVASASGKRASRTYHDISDTSARYVRLSITTPTNNGDPAARIYEFEAYGG, from the coding sequence ATGCCCACGATGCCCCGTACCGTTGTGACCGTAGCGATCTTGCTGGCCGCGGGCGTCGTTGTCGTCCCGGCTACTGCCGTGGCCGCCCAGGCGCCCAGTGGTCATGTGAATCCGTTCATCGGTACCGATGACAGTAATTCGCCCAATCCGGTGCCCGGTGGTGCTGGCGGGAGTACGTATCCGGGGGCGAGTGTCCCGTTTGGGATGACGCAGTTGAGTCCAGACACGCCGACCGGATCGCCGTCCGGGTACCGGTACAGCGATGACTCTATTGAGGAGTTCAGCCTCACGCACTTCAACGGCGCGGGGTGTGCGAACAATGAGGACGTCGGGATTCTGCCGATGACCGGGGATCTCGGCGCGTCGCCGGGGACGAACTGGACCGGCTATGCGGCTAAACACGACAAGGACGCGGAGACCGCGAGCCCGGGGTACTATTCGGCGACTTTGGACACTTACGGTGGCACCGAGGTGGAGTTGTCGGCGACCACCAGGACTTCGGCCATGCGGATGAGCTTCCCGGCCGGGGAGGGTTCGCGGGTGCTGGTGAACGCCAGTCGCAGTGCCACCGGGGAGCGGAGTGGGTCCATTGCCGTGGACGGGCGCAGCGTTTCGGGCGTGTTCACGGGGGGCGGGTTCTGCGGGGCCAATAAGACTTACAAGATCTTCTATGTGATCGAGTTCGATCGGGATCCGAGCGGGCACGGGACGTGGAGCGGTGGCACGGTTTCGCCCGGGCAGTCGCAGGTCAGTGGGACGCGGACGGGGGCTTATGTCGAGTTCGGGGACGGCGGGCCGCAGGTCAACGCGAAGATCGGGATGTCGTTCGTCAGTGCCGCGGGGGCTCGGGCCAATCTGGCGGCGGAGCAGGACGGGTTTGACTTCGACGCGGTGCGTGCCAAGGCGAAGGCGTCGTGGGACGAGATGTTGGGCCGCGTCGAGGTTGGCGGTGGTGGCGAGGAGCAGTTGCAGAAGTTCTACACCGCGCTGTATCACGTGTTGCAGAATCCGAATATCGCCAGCGATGTGAACGGTGACTATCGGGGGTTCGACGGGAAGGTGCACCGGGCGGGCCATCCGGTCTATCAGAACTACTCGGGGTGGGACATCTATCGGTCGTGGGCTTCGCTGATCGCTTTGGTGGCTCCGGACGAGACCGGGGACATTGTGAAGTCGATGATCCTGGATGGACAGCAAGGGGGGTTGCTGCCCAAGTGGTCGCACAACAACAACGAGCACTTCGTCATGACCGGTGATCCGGGGCCGATCGTGGTGGCCAGCGCGCATGCTTTCGGCGCTCGGGACTTCGACACGGCCGAGGCGTTGCGGTTGATGGAGAAGGCTTCGGAGGGCGGGACCATGCAGGGGTCGCCGATACGGGGACGGCAGGCCGGGTACGAGGAGCGGAAGTTCATCCATGAGGATCCGTCGGACTCGCTGGAGTACTCCACTTCGGATTTCGCGGTGGCTTCGTTCGCGAAGGCCTTGGGGGACGACGGTTCGTATGACACGCACATGGAGCGGGCTCAGTGGTGGTACAACGTCTTCAACACTGACTCGGGTTATGTTCATGATCGGCAGGCGGACGGTAGCTGGCCTTGGCCGTTGAACCCGGCCAGCCCCGACGGGTATACCGAGGGGAACGCTTCGCAGTACACCTGGATGGTTCCGTACAACTACAAGGGACTCATTGACGCGATGGGTGGACCTCAGACCGCGGTGCAGCGGTTGGACCATCACTTCACCGAGCTGAACGGTGGGTTGTCGCGGCCGTACTTCTACATCGGGAACGAGCCGGAGCACGGGGTGCCGTGGGCTTACCACTTCGCGGGGAAGCCGAGCGAGACGATGGATGCCGTGCGACGGGTCATGGACGAGTCGTTCACGACCGGGCCCGGTGGGTTGCCGGGCAACGATGACCTGGGTGCGACCTCGGCTTGGTATGTGTGGTCGGCGTTGGGGATGTATCCGCCGACGCCGGGGGTTGACACGCTTGCCCTGCATGGTCCGGCGTTCGCTTCGGCTCGGATCGAGCGGCCGGGTGGGGACATCCAGATCAACGGGGAAGGTGCCGGGGCGGGGAATCGGTATGTGGAGTCGTTGTCGCTCAATGGGAAGCCGCATGCGAAGTCGTGGCTGACCTATCGCGACATCGCGGACGGGGCTACTTTGGACTACGTGATGGGCGACAAGGCCAGCGATTGGGGGACGGCCACTGACGCTGTGCCGCCGTCGTTCACCGACGGGGGTAACCAGCCGCCCGCCGCGCCTCGGTTGGGGGAGAACCTGGCCGAGGGGAAGCCCGCTACGGGGACGGCGGCGTGTGCGAGCTCGGAGTCGGCGGGCAAGGCCGTGGACGGCAGCTTGTCGGGGAACAGTAAGTGGTGTTCGAAGGTCTCGGGGACCAAGTGGCTGCGGGTTGACCTGGGGTCACGGCGGACGGTTTCGGCGTTTGTCGTCAAGCATGCGGGCCTGGGTGGCGAGACCACCGGCTGGAACACCGGCAAGTACACGATGCAGACGAGTGTGGATGGGCAGAGCTGGACTGACGTGGCTTCGGCGTCGGGTAAGCGTGCCAGCCGTACGTATCACGACATCAGCGACACCTCGGCGCGATATGTGAGGCTGAGCATCACGACGCCGACGAACAACGGCGACCCCGCCGCTCGGATCTACGAGTTCGAGGCTTACGGCGGCTGA
- a CDS encoding SanA/YdcF family protein: protein MVLGARVYEGGRPSPFLEARLELARRLYEAGKAEVVLVSGDNGQEEYNEVDPMREWLIERGVPGERVVGDYAGFDTYDSCVRAREVFGVEALTVVTQGFHVERAVTLCRQAGIEANGVGDDSVRRYPRPWKVGTVREWAANVKAGWDVLMGREPVYPGPRESSVEDVLRGR from the coding sequence ATGGTGCTCGGGGCGCGGGTTTACGAGGGTGGGCGGCCGTCGCCGTTCTTGGAGGCGCGGTTGGAGTTGGCTCGGCGGTTGTATGAGGCGGGGAAAGCCGAGGTGGTGTTGGTCAGCGGGGACAACGGGCAGGAGGAGTACAACGAGGTGGATCCGATGCGGGAGTGGTTGATCGAGCGGGGGGTGCCCGGGGAGAGGGTGGTGGGGGATTATGCGGGGTTTGACACCTATGACTCTTGTGTGCGGGCCCGGGAGGTTTTCGGGGTGGAGGCGTTGACCGTGGTTACCCAGGGGTTTCATGTGGAGCGGGCGGTGACGTTGTGTCGGCAGGCCGGGATTGAGGCCAACGGGGTGGGGGACGATTCGGTGCGGCGGTATCCGCGGCCCTGGAAGGTGGGGACGGTGCGGGAGTGGGCCGCGAACGTGAAGGCGGGGTGGGATGTCTTGATGGGACGAGAACCGGTCTATCCCGGGCCGCGAGAGTCGAGTGTGGAGGATGTTTTGCGGGGGCGGTGA
- a CDS encoding MerR family transcriptional regulator translates to MAGMRVGQVAEAAGVNRETLRYYERRGIIAEPGRTVGGHRLYPPETVTVLRVIKAAQRLGFTLAEVEDLLAVGVRRHGRRRDVGLRERATVKLGEVERRIADLTVIAGTLRRAIAAGCDDLVECAGNECCPIPFAGLGSGTSAAG, encoded by the coding sequence ATGGCGGGGATGCGGGTTGGGCAGGTCGCGGAGGCCGCTGGGGTTAATCGGGAGACGCTGCGGTATTACGAGCGGCGGGGGATCATTGCTGAGCCTGGGCGGACCGTCGGTGGGCATCGGTTGTATCCGCCGGAGACGGTGACGGTGTTGCGGGTGATCAAGGCCGCGCAGCGGCTGGGGTTCACTTTGGCCGAGGTGGAGGATTTGTTGGCGGTCGGGGTGCGTCGGCATGGTCGGCGGCGGGATGTGGGGCTGCGGGAGCGGGCGACGGTGAAGTTGGGTGAGGTGGAGCGGAGGATCGCGGATTTGACGGTGATCGCTGGGACGCTGCGGCGGGCTATCGCGGCTGGGTGTGACGATCTTGTGGAGTGTGCGGGTAACGAGTGTTGCCCGATTCCGTTTGCGGGTCTCGGTTCCGGCACGTCAGCTGCGGGGTAG
- a CDS encoding bile acid:sodium symporter, whose amino-acid sequence MERRQVGVYLGALVVGGLMGWMLPSVGAGLGLAVNPVLGALLLVTFLQVPVGRLVGSLRDGRFVAAVLVVNFVAVPLVVAVLWVLLPADEAVRVGVLLVLLTPCVDYVIVFSGLAGGSSRRLLAVTPLLLIVQMVLLPVFLWLFMGAGFADVVALGPFVEAFVVLIVVPLVVAWVGQGWAARWATGARVLRAAGMSMVPLMAVTLAMVVASQVPELDGELGAVGGVVPFYVVFFVVMVFVGRAVGRVFGLGVAAGRAVVFSGVTRNSLVVLPLALALPGELAAAAVVVVAQTMVEVCGMVVLVRYYRAPVGQFALGRGSDAGQRDSGRQ is encoded by the coding sequence ATGGAGCGGCGCCAGGTTGGGGTTTACCTGGGGGCGTTGGTCGTGGGTGGGTTGATGGGGTGGATGCTGCCGTCGGTGGGGGCGGGGTTGGGGTTGGCGGTCAATCCGGTTTTGGGTGCGTTGTTGTTGGTGACGTTTCTTCAGGTTCCGGTGGGCAGGTTGGTGGGGTCGCTGCGGGATGGGCGGTTTGTGGCGGCCGTGTTGGTGGTCAATTTTGTTGCGGTGCCGTTGGTGGTGGCGGTGTTGTGGGTGTTGTTGCCAGCCGACGAGGCGGTGCGGGTTGGGGTGCTGTTGGTGTTGTTGACCCCGTGTGTGGATTACGTGATCGTGTTCAGTGGGCTGGCCGGGGGGTCGAGTCGGCGGTTGTTGGCCGTGACGCCGTTGTTGTTGATCGTTCAGATGGTGTTGCTGCCGGTCTTCTTGTGGCTGTTCATGGGTGCGGGGTTTGCCGATGTTGTCGCGTTGGGGCCTTTTGTTGAGGCGTTTGTCGTGCTGATCGTTGTGCCCCTGGTTGTGGCGTGGGTTGGGCAGGGTTGGGCCGCGCGGTGGGCGACTGGTGCCAGGGTTTTGCGTGCGGCTGGCATGTCGATGGTGCCGCTCATGGCAGTCACCTTGGCCATGGTGGTTGCTTCGCAGGTGCCTGAGCTTGACGGTGAGCTGGGGGCTGTCGGTGGTGTCGTTCCGTTTTACGTTGTGTTCTTTGTGGTCATGGTTTTCGTCGGGCGTGCTGTCGGGCGGGTGTTTGGGCTTGGGGTGGCCGCGGGGCGGGCGGTGGTGTTTTCGGGGGTTACCCGGAATTCGCTGGTGGTGCTGCCATTGGCGTTGGCGTTGCCCGGGGAGTTGGCCGCGGCCGCGGTTGTCGTTGTGGCGCAGACGATGGTTGAGGTTTGCGGGATGGTCGTTCTGGTTCGCTATTATCGGGCGCCAGTGGGACAGTTCGCTCTCGGACGAGGATCGGATGCGGGACAGCGGGACTCGGGACGCCAGTAG
- a CDS encoding patatin-like phospholipase family protein — protein MRDSGTRDASRGGSARGGALWADDHPVLVALRGRRDSGAVPGERSDGLKIGLAVEGGGIRGVVSAAMLSALEDLGLTNSFDAVYSASSGAINAAYFMIGGSWYPLSIYYDDLTTRRFMDFRRFFRGNILDLDYAFGVVVDQLKPLSYEAVIRSPIPLRIAVTLADEIRTELVGDYTSAADLREALVASAWLPVALRGTTDFRGRRAVDGGVLTPHPYRLALDDGCTHVLSLSTRPMGSPRDRNSLAHRYGVWHLNRIRDGLGSAYLRAFRGYPAEREMLRQRRVEVGDAPYVLDLAPLPWMPEVKRHEMDPGRIIAGARGAYEVMYCAVEGRDPGLIRAGGVRAVPRLTIVAKDDGGADGRDVLRPNG, from the coding sequence ATGCGGGACAGCGGGACTCGGGACGCCAGTAGGGGTGGGTCGGCGCGTGGTGGTGCGCTGTGGGCGGATGACCATCCGGTGTTGGTGGCATTGCGGGGTAGGCGTGACAGCGGGGCGGTTCCCGGGGAGCGGTCGGACGGGTTGAAGATTGGGCTCGCTGTTGAGGGTGGGGGTATTCGGGGGGTTGTTTCGGCGGCCATGTTGAGCGCGTTGGAGGACTTGGGTTTGACCAATTCCTTTGACGCGGTGTATTCGGCGTCGTCGGGCGCCATCAATGCGGCCTATTTCATGATCGGGGGTAGTTGGTATCCGCTCTCGATTTACTACGACGACCTGACTACGCGGCGGTTCATGGACTTTCGGCGGTTCTTTCGCGGGAACATCCTGGATCTGGACTACGCGTTCGGGGTCGTGGTTGATCAGTTGAAGCCGCTCAGTTATGAGGCGGTGATCAGGTCGCCGATCCCGTTGCGTATCGCGGTGACGTTGGCCGATGAGATTCGGACCGAATTGGTGGGCGACTACACTTCCGCGGCGGATTTGCGGGAGGCGCTGGTGGCGAGTGCTTGGTTGCCGGTCGCTTTGCGGGGTACCACGGATTTTCGGGGTAGGCGGGCGGTGGACGGGGGTGTGCTGACGCCGCATCCGTATCGGTTGGCGTTGGATGACGGGTGTACGCATGTGTTGTCGTTGAGTACCCGGCCGATGGGGTCGCCGCGGGATCGGAACTCGCTGGCGCACCGGTATGGGGTGTGGCATTTGAATCGGATTCGGGACGGGTTGGGGTCGGCGTACTTGCGGGCGTTTCGGGGGTATCCGGCTGAGCGGGAGATGTTGCGGCAGCGGAGGGTGGAGGTGGGGGACGCTCCGTATGTGCTGGATCTGGCGCCGTTGCCGTGGATGCCGGAGGTCAAGCGGCATGAGATGGATCCCGGGCGGATCATCGCGGGGGCCCGGGGTGCCTATGAGGTCATGTACTGCGCTGTGGAGGGGCGGGATCCGGGGCTGATTCGGGCGGGGGGCGTGCGGGCGGTTCCGCGTCTGACCATTGTGGCTAAGGACGATGGTGGGGCTGACGGCCGGGATGTGTTGCGGCCGAACGGTTGA